Proteins co-encoded in one Acinetobacter lwoffii genomic window:
- a CDS encoding Fic family protein — MFETIDDLKKKLDQHRPLSHSIVKNLQEDLILRWTYHSNAIEGNTLTLLETKVVLEGITVGGKALREHFEAINHRNAIYYVEDIIRKEEPFSEWQIRNIHQLILKNIDDDNAGRYRQQNVLISGATTTPPDYTLLNDKMAQLVDWYNSEAHKLHPIERAAKVHADFVGIHPFIDGNGRTSRLLMNLELLKAGYPPCVITVENRLAYYEALDQWMAYGKTEAFIKLVSDAVLEGFKPYQVVLGI, encoded by the coding sequence ATGTTTGAAACTATCGATGATTTAAAGAAAAAATTAGATCAACATCGCCCCCTCTCTCATTCAATTGTAAAAAATTTACAAGAAGACCTTATTCTTCGCTGGACTTATCATTCAAATGCAATTGAAGGTAATACACTTACTCTACTAGAAACAAAAGTAGTACTGGAGGGTATTACTGTTGGTGGAAAGGCATTAAGAGAACACTTCGAAGCGATCAACCATAGAAATGCAATTTACTATGTTGAAGATATTATTCGAAAAGAAGAACCTTTTTCTGAATGGCAAATTCGTAATATCCATCAACTCATTTTAAAGAATATTGATGATGATAATGCTGGACGTTATCGTCAACAAAACGTCCTGATATCAGGTGCTACCACTACCCCACCTGACTATACTTTGTTAAATGATAAGATGGCTCAATTGGTAGATTGGTATAATAGTGAAGCACATAAGCTTCATCCTATTGAACGTGCTGCTAAAGTACATGCGGATTTTGTAGGTATCCATCCCTTCATTGATGGTAATGGGCGTACATCACGCCTATTGATGAATCTAGAATTACTTAAAGCTGGTTATCCACCTTGTGTTATTACAGTAGAAAATCGTTTGGCTTACTATGAGGCTCTTGATCAGTGGATGGCTTACGGAAAAACCGAAGCCTTTATCAAGTTAGTCTCCGATGCAGTGCTAGAAGGATTTAAACCATATCAGGTGGTATTAGGTATTTAG
- a CDS encoding DUF389 domain-containing protein, producing MDKDQEATIVVDDGPEQVKYELLKEKLKYKQAARENSKKIDHKQVRLNIQADALPSKTFFIMNALAAVIAGYGLLSNSAAVVIGAMLVAMMLGPISGIALAFIDNRWLLFKTAFKTLVLGVVMIVVIGVVLGLININLPITHEILSRTQPTIMDLMIALAGGAAGAFAAVSPRLSVAVVGVAVATALVPPLVASGILLAHLEWKHAANAALLAMTNIVAIQISSSLVLWMAGFRRGSDEEVQSNVLEFIKRNAMSLIFLLGLGVYLTFNFLFMLNKQIYENHIETTIAEQLNQHNNLIDTVQFDRRSDMTLVRVVLRGDLAPQTQQISDLNQKLKQDPRGKPSMVQVRFIPVQIIHAKESPEFDMKKVEAEQLVQP from the coding sequence ATGGATAAAGATCAAGAAGCAACCATTGTGGTAGATGATGGCCCTGAACAAGTAAAATACGAGTTGCTCAAGGAAAAACTCAAATATAAACAAGCGGCCAGAGAAAACTCCAAGAAAATTGATCATAAACAGGTGCGTCTGAATATTCAGGCCGATGCGCTGCCAAGTAAAACCTTTTTTATTATGAATGCTTTGGCTGCTGTTATTGCAGGTTATGGCTTATTGTCAAATTCTGCTGCAGTAGTGATTGGTGCAATGTTAGTAGCAATGATGCTTGGGCCAATATCCGGGATTGCGCTAGCTTTTATTGATAACCGTTGGTTGTTGTTTAAAACAGCATTCAAAACCTTGGTGCTTGGCGTGGTTATGATTGTTGTGATTGGTGTGGTGTTGGGTTTAATCAATATTAATCTTCCTATTACCCATGAAATTTTATCTCGCACTCAACCTACCATTATGGATTTGATGATTGCGCTCGCTGGCGGTGCAGCGGGTGCTTTTGCCGCAGTTTCTCCACGTCTGTCGGTGGCTGTGGTTGGGGTTGCGGTCGCAACAGCTTTGGTTCCACCTTTGGTGGCGAGTGGTATTTTATTGGCCCATTTGGAATGGAAACATGCGGCCAATGCGGCATTATTGGCTATGACCAATATTGTTGCCATACAAATTAGTTCTTCACTTGTATTGTGGATGGCTGGTTTTAGACGTGGTTCAGATGAAGAAGTACAGAGTAATGTATTGGAATTCATAAAAAGAAATGCAATGAGTTTGATTTTTTTATTGGGTTTAGGAGTTTATTTAACATTTAATTTTCTTTTTATGCTCAATAAGCAAATTTATGAAAACCATATAGAAACGACCATTGCTGAACAATTGAATCAGCATAACAATTTAATTGATACGGTACAGTTTGACCGTCGTAGTGACATGACTTTGGTTCGGGTAGTTTTACGTGGTGATCTTGCTCCTCAAACACAGCAAATTTCAGATTTGAATCAGAAATTAAAACAAGACCCAAGAGGCAAACCAAGTATGGTACAGGTGCGTTTTATTCCAGTACAAATTATTCATGCGAAGGAAAGTCCTGAATTTGATATGAAAAAAGTGGAAGCTGAGCAGTTAGTGCAACCGTGA